The genomic segment GTGGAAATGATTATAAAGATGATAAACAGTAATATTATCACCCTTCATCATATAATTGTACAGGCACCATCAAACATTTCCTTCAACATAACATACAGGTGACGCAGGGGTCTTCTTCTAGTTAacaattaacataaaaatcatttggttttttcttttagaaaaAGGACCAATCAACAATTCTTGTGACAAGCTAAGCTGGGTACGTACCTTCATCACCACTttatctgaaaaaaaaaagttgcaAGAAGTTGAAAGTAATAGTGTCAAGGTGGATAGCAATGTCAAAAGGAAGGTTGCAGACATCTTTACTAAAGCCTTGACTAAAGGCAAATTCCAAGGCTTTACCAAAATTGGGATTAATTTCCAAAGTTataagaataagaaaaagaaaaaaaaaagaatgtttAGCTTTTGCCTACTATAGGGAGCAGCTGGATGCTGTTCCGAATTTGGATATCAACAGTTCAGAAGAAGCCAAAGGCTTTAACTCAACAGTTAAAATcccttttttaatttcttccaaaatacaccaacaaaaaagtaagaaaatgataaaaaaaaattgcaatgattagattttataattgaattttggatgattattatttttaaactcCAACAACGAGACTAACAGATTGTTAGtactttcattaaaatatattaataaattaatataatatataaaaagatatGCAGTAATATTTCAGCTCCACTCGTGAGATAGTAGGTAGAACAATAGTTttcaaatctttatatatatatatatatatatatatatatatatNCTCCACTCGTGAGATAGTAGGTAGAACAATTAAGTTTACTAAtacttattatatatatatatatatatatatatctttgaCAGTTTATTGGATATTACGTTTCGCATGTTAAGTAACCATCTCAAATCCACAACCGTAAACGGAGATTTCTGTcactttgttcttttcttttgcatctttatattatttataagatCAAATCGTATGAATGCTTggactttaaaaataatgttagACAAACCACTTGGTGAAATTGGCAGGTCTGCTATGGCATTTAATGCAAGTGATAAGAAAGGGGTACAAAGAGCAGCGAGCCGAGAGAACAGGAGTGGGTATTTCTAAAGAGTTTGGATGCCTGTGGCAAGCGATgacaaaggaaaaatgagTGGAAAGGTGATGCCAAAAATGAGTTCAGTTCCCTTACATTACTTTCTATTGACATACAATCCATAACCAGTAATTAATTCTTATAATTGTTGTAAATTTTGCATGCATATTATATACATGAATGATGATAATcaatatattgaaaaataataaataataaggtataatatttttaaaaaattttgaactattaaagaaaattcaaataaattattaatcttcAATTGCGTTCaatcaaattcttttatttttattttatgtcaaaTAAGTCCTTGTGACTAGTAGATGATTAATTGCCATTGATCAAAATgctatttgtcattttatatttatgtgaTGCTAACGTGACATTAATGtagaaagtaaaaatatcacatgattATACCATCATATGTATCTTATTAGCATGTCACATTAACATGTCATATCTTCATctattatgatatgttaattGTTGCATCAGTACCATTtcacataaaatgataagtgatattttgattaagttaacaattaatcataaaagcttatttgattcaaaataaaaatataaaaatttatttattataaaataaaaatataagaatttgatttaatatatttaaaaaaaattatttgaatttttaaaaataatttaaggactgtttttatcaataaaaatgtaatagaGGTAATAGAGGAAATTTCAACTgatacaaaatatataaacatgaaaaaaaacCATATCGAGAGTAAGACGTACAAATAGAGataattatgaaattgttTTGATTGAAGGGAGGAAAagtcaaaaaagaaataaagttaAAAGGTTTACTAGAACAAATTTTATTGGGggttttgatttgttttaaagaagaaaacttCTTTCTTAAGAGATGTGACACCAACTCACCCTTTCTAAATAAGTACGagaattttttcttctccacctctgttttttcactttttcccTCTTATAATTACAAACACtaaatttaaagaaagaatttttaagGAGATATCCAAAGAGAACTCACTAGACAAGTTACAAATATGTAGGAAAGTGGAAGCTCCACATGTTTCCAATGTATAGAGCGAGCCAATccttttaaagcaaacaagTATGTTTTTTACCCTCCAACTCACATTAATGATGCAACACTGTTGTTTTAGCTGCTATCCCTCAATTGTGGTGACAATAGAACAATTAATAATAAGATGGCCTGAGCTAATCAATGCTGAGTGGAGTCAAACTCTGAACATTTTCTTACTAGTATCAGTCATCTCTGCTGAAAAGTATGAGCATTTCATACATTGAAGAGATTGTGAAGACCTTACAATTATAGGTTTGGAGTtggaaagaggaaaaagagaaagtaaGAGATATGTTTGATGAATCTAGAACGGTGTTATCTTCCTGAGGATTTTCATTGTGgaaaatatcatcatcaagGGGCCAAAGCCATTTGCCATATATTTCAGTCCCATCAGTCAGTGATGTGTAATGCACTCCAGTACAATTTCTTCTTTAGTATCCGGATTTTGTTCATTTGTTACCCCTTTCCCATCTTCTCTCTTCTTCCCCCACAACACACTGTAAAGACCTCCCACGAGCAGGACAACCCCACCAATACTGCATCaatgattttcaaaatatgTGGAACTTTGTCAATTTTCATATGCTGATAAGCTATTGTATCAAATAATTGGAAAATAACACCTAATGAACGGTcatgattatattattaatgtaatatatatggaatttttatatatattaaatataaattttttatatatttttatatcgATGCTGTATGTGTGTATGCATGCATGTGcgtacaaattaaaaaaaaaaagtaataatatGCACCTTCCCCAGTGAAGGGTTTCCTTCCACAGGAATGCAGAGAGGCTGGCTGTAATTATAAGAGCTAATGGAGTGAAAATTGCCGTGAAAACTGGACCCTTCTTCTCTATAGTCCAGACTTGCAGCAAGTATGTGATGCCAGTGACAATTACACCCTGCCATGATCATTTTACAGTCAGCTAAAGATGCAAATAATTAATCTCTACTAGAAGCTCTGTATTTACATACATACACtcacacacacatacatacatacatacatatatacatacatatatatatatatatatattaacaagGCCTTGGTCTATTGGTAAAAAGAATATGCTGTGTCTCCAGAAGTCCATATTTCCTACTTAGATAAGCACCCATGTTGTAGTGAAAAGTAGTGAAAGTGTTATAATCACTATAGTTTGATTTCATAGGCTCAACATTGAAAGGATTTCCATCATTTAGTGCGACAATTTTATTCTGATAGGACTTCTTTTCTAGGACATGCCATTGAAAGTgacttagaaaagaaatgctAGATTTTTTTCTCTAGGCTGctaaaatggaaaataataCTTGGTTTGATGATATTCAAGTTATTTCAACAAACTAAGTGAAGCCTTCATATGATTGTTGTAGAGGAAAATTTGATTGCTGTTTTTGGCATAACCTGCTTGTAAagactatttaattttatggaTTTACTAATCATTAACCATATTATCATGTGGTGATAATGGGTGAGATTAACATACACAATACGCTACAGAGAGAAGATGAACGTCCCAGCCAAGCCTCCAGGCTGATGGATTTCTCTCTGCTGCAATGGCCCAAAAAGTAGATTGTATGCAGCTAAAGAAGCATTGTAGAGCAGTAAGGCGTATTTTGGCTGGATATTGCTTGACTATGCGAccctaaaattgaaaataagtaGTAGTCAGGAAAAAAACATGGGGCAGAAAAAgcataatgaataaaaaatagagtatGTTAACTCAGATCAACCTGCAAAACAAGCCACAGAGACCAAGCTGTATTGGCGGCAAGCATGATAAGAGAACCTTTTATCCACTCTCCAAAGGAGCAACTATTAATCAGAGAGTGTGCAGTTTGCTTTTGAGTTGCAGGATACCACTTCATGAACTTTATAGGTGGCCCCTTAACAAAAGCAAACACCAAGGCTCCAGAAAGACTGGTTACTGAACCGAACACTTTGGCAATTCCTGGCAGTTGTCTTATGGATATGCTTTCCATCCTGAAATATTCAAAGTCAATCTTTCAGTGGAAGAgatctttaatatttttccttcattttcagAAATAGTATGTTGTCTTGTGGATTTGCTTGCTGGgaatttgttttcttaataTACCTTAAGCAAACGGCAATGATAAAGGTGAGGACAGGAATTGTGTTGGTGGTGGCAGCAGCAAATGTTGCAGTGGTGTAGTTGATTGCAACATAGTAGAGATTTAAACTCAAGGTGAGCCTGAATTTTGCATATAAGGAGTGTCAGAAAATTCAATCATGCATTAATATTGAATTGTGGCATCAAATGAGATCCAGTTCGTACCCACACAAGGAAATCAAGAAGATCTTGCAGAGTAAATTGTATGATAGAGAGGTCTGCTTACTGCAATTAAAAGTTTcccaaactaaaaataagaaaaatggaaaggacTGAGGCttaatgtaaataagaaaTATTATGTACTTCAAGTAACCTTTCAAGAAAGAAAGCGAATGGAGCTAAGGCGACAGTTGCAAAGGCTTGCCGATAGACCACAAACACATAAGGGTTCATTCCTTTGGCAATTGCTGCTTTCGAAAACAAGGCCATGCCTGCATATATAAACTGTACAAAGAGCATTGCAATGTAAGGCTTATGGTTCTCCATAACCATTGCacatttaattaaactcttcATGCTGTAATGTCTCTTAGCCTCCCTTCTGTGACTCTTCAATTGATAAGGTCTTCAATTTATAGAGAGACCAAGCATTCAGTAGTCCTCTTAAGCActgttctattttttattttttttctgcaTAAATGTCAATTcttattttacattaaattgAAATGAGATTTCTGCTTCAACCaacaattgataaattttgaaagcagTCATTTTAGGCTTGTCATAGTGGCATGGAGGACCACTAGAAAAACACTTTTGCCCTACTTTTCATGACTCAAAGGAGACAGCAGCATGGGTTAGTGAACAGTAGAGTGAAATATGCTTTTCCAGGATATCTGCTATCGGCACACGTCTTTAGCAATTCAAATGACTAGCATctaatctttcaaaaaacattaaaagctAGCTTAATGACGAATGTGCAGTTCTTTTACCTACAAAACTACCCCCCTCCCCTTCTAAATATTGCTTGGTGCTACAGGATAGACATCCAAAGGCATATATGGCTAAAAGCACCAGCGTTTTTGTCATTAATGATTTGGAGCACCATGGATTTAATTGATGAATGTTGGAATTCTCAAATTAGCAGTACGTTTTATTCTAATTAGGATGAGACCTTTCTCTAAGTTCTCTATCTAGATTAAACATATGAGCAGTTTCTCTGAGGAAAACAATAAGGCAAGCTATCACATCATTTTGAGTGCTCATAAGAACCACTAAGAAGGTTGAGTGGATATGCACTAAAGCAAGAATCAGACCAATAGTACAACATTCCATTACTCAGAAAAGTCTAATGGAGATGGAAAGTCTTTAGGCAGCAGGTGTTGCGTTTTATTCTTTCAGTGCAGAAAACAAGGTAATTAGAAGTTATATTTAGGGATAGTGCTTTCACAATTGCAAGAACTAAGATCTATTAATATATGTTATTGCTTATGCTTTCAAATCCTCATCGGGTAGGCTAGGCTAGGCTATGCTATACTTAATTGCTAATTAATGGAATGCCACCCAGCAAGAATCCATTCTAATGTCAAGAGAAAGAATCCATTCCAAGGACTCTCAGAGATCTTTTTGCATGacaagaaaatgaaaggaCAGACAGAAAATTTGAAACCGTGGTAATGACCATGCACTTTTGAGCCTGGATTGCTCTCAAATTTCAACCAAAAAACTGTTTTTcctgagtttttttttttcaggaTAAAGCATACTGACATTTGTTAATGCATAGATCTCCCCACATGATGTATCTGACATATTTAACACATTGACCAACACTCTTAGCAAGGTTGCAGCTTTTGAGTCTAGTTCAGAGTTCCTTGGCATGTGGGAAAATCTTGAAAGTGAGCTAACCATTACAACCTTGTCTGTTTTTCGCTACTTAACCTCGTTGATTTGATCTTGCCATGCATACTGCGACGCACCGAGTACCTCAAATTTCAGTAATGATGCGCTATAAAGGGTAAACGATCAGCACATCCTGATGATCCATAACTATCTAATCTTGTCTGATAGCTTGCCCGCTTGTCATTAAAAAATTCAGACCAGCTGAGTTCAGATCTTGCAACTATTATCGTGCACTATGATATTCCACGGCCTTTttgcttttgatgaaaaaatcATTACTTAATCtgatttttttggttaaaacgtTACTTAATCTGATTAATTATCATAAGCTTTGTccaatttcaatttattataaGATACAACCCCCCATTTTTATGATCTTATACTGAAGTCTCAGTTTTAATTATATCTTACCAGCGCATGAACCATTGTAATATTTACTAGTCTATGGAAAAATCATTAACAAGAAACAAGCTTTTTTTTGTGAGTATGACAAGCCAATGGTTCCGTGCATATCCTCTTAATAAAAATGAGCATGTGACCTTATTGCAAAGATGCCATAGAGGTGGAAGCTGGTTTCATGTCCTTTTCCAGATATTAGACATGTGTTCTTTTAATTTGACAAAAGTTGTAATACAGAACTAGAGTTTACAGACAATAATGGTATCATTCTATTAGAAGCCACCAGAGTAATGCTAAGGCCCGCACCGCATCATGATTTGTGTTCAAAGCAGATCTTATGTTTATCCGTTCTTGCCACTTGCAACAGCCACAAAATTCTACTCCTTCAATTGTTTGCTGGCTTCCTAATAACAGTGTCAGCCATTAACCATTTTTAACCAACTTTCTAGTGTGGAAAAGTATTGAGAATGCTTGATCTGGAGAAAATAAACACCTAAGAGTTTATCGATTTAAGCTGTGGAACAAACATCAATATTctgaaaaaagtaaaaaaaaaaaacttttacaAAGAAATCAAATTTCGGAACTTTTCGAACAAGAATACATTGCACCAAGAGCAGATTCAGAAATTTTTCTGAGTGGtatcataattaaaataataataataattagtttttttctctcaatctAGGAGCTATTGGGAGAGTACTTAGATCAAATTCAACATGACTTTATTTAGAAGATTATTGGATACCGTCATTAGCAAAATTATGTTGTTGCTTAGGATTTGTGTCTTGTGAAATAATTTCTTgtattttaaaaatcttttcataacttatttatataaaaacctattaaatattactattcatttctcattaatataaactaaaatataattttgcaTAGCAAATTATCAGGTAACTAatgatttgataaatttcTATTCATTAATCAAAACTAAGTATACGCATCTACAAACAACATAAACTTatatacaaaaatcaaataatcaaataatatatctacaaaataaataaaagaaagaaagattcataatttcaagatattattTGACATGCTGTACTATTTTTTATTCGCTAGATTCTGTTTGGGTCCTAAACtctcaaattaatcaaaaaatatttagacatgaagtatttaaaaacttaaattgggttaaaaattattaacaaTTGAAGCTTAGATGAGTTGTTTTGATAGAGTAAAAAAGCCAAGGACTGAGAAAAGGAAGCGTCACTGCAAGtcccaaaaataaaacttgaatttttcaagagaggGGAGAGTAGTTTAGATTTtgactttttaaataaaatattaaattatataagaaaatttttttatcttttattatttaaaaatattaatatataaattacttttttataaATCTACTTTGACTTCGACTCTTTGACCCCACCTcctacaaaattataaaaaaatttgtgagTTCATTAATGTCATTAACTGCATAAAACTCTAAATAAGTAGTATACTTAGTATAGATTTTTAACAATTGAGTGGTGTCATTTGATTCCATTCTTATAAAGGTGGATCTACCCTTGCACTGAACCAACCTTAAAAACTCAATGAATAGAAGACGCAggaagtgtttttttttttcccgaAAAACAGAGAAGATTTTAGGAATCTAATTAGGAAAGGAGAAAAACAAGCAGCTTACTGTCGTTGTTTGTTCCTTCTCTTTGCTATGTTAAATCCTCAAGCGCTTTTACTACACgtgctttctctctctagagctcttgctttctctctctctctctaaagaGAATCAAAGCCACAGACTCTAAATCCTTATTAAATCTAGTTCAATGAAACTccaaattttagaataaataaaaatgagaaaaactggttcaaattttcataattcttcatttaaataatataatatttacgTGTATtcatttctctatttttttcattttgtttattaaattCCCTTATAGCACGTTGGTACGGAGAATAGCTACGCtattcctctctatttccctTATTTAGTAGGTAATGTCTCAAGAAAAAGCTATTCTTGAATATTAACTAGTCTTCAAAATCAGCCAAAAACCATGGTTAATTAAACCCAATCCCTCCCGTAGTATTTGCTAGTCCATGGTTGGGagaatagcttttaaaattgataagaTTAAAATGCCCcttataagaatttaaaataaaaatatttaatattttaattacaaattataaaaaattaatatttaaaatttaaaatttaaaattttaaaaattattaatattttaatattttaatcatataatgtttaaattataaataaaatattaatattttaaaattattaatgtttaacttacaaattattaatattttaaaattttaatgagaatataaattaaaaaatgaaaaatgctagcagagaataaataaaaaattagacaaatattttaataataatgtgAGATATAGAAGCTTAAAGTAAAGTAACTAAGAGGGGGATGAATTggttttttaaataaaaatttgatctttttatagcaaagttaaaaataagaaCTTTTTAAGACAAACCTTAAATACTAGTGTATGAAAACTTATGATGAGAAAGAATGAAGCTAGtaaagagaatgaaaatggAAAGAGTACTCAGCCACGATTTTATAAAGGTTTGACCTTCAAAGCCTACATCCTTTCCCGTGATAGCACAAGGAGTTGGAATCCACTAACCATTGTCTTTTAAATCAAGTTCAGGCATAACCTTTAACATACTACCTTTTCTTGAGGAAGTATAACCTTTCTCAATCTTTTCTATGAAGGTATAACCTTTCTCTACCTTTTACAATACAAGAATAACCTTACACTGCCTTTTACAATGGAGACCTTTTACAATGAAGGTATAACTTTACATTACCTTTTGCGATGGAGGTATAACTTTACAATAGTAGATTCTAACACGTTTCTCAACTAAAGACCTCAAAAGGCTGCTAAGCTAAGCTAAGCACAAAAAGATGAAGATATTTCAAAGAATAAGAactgaagaatgaaagctctTTTCTAAGAATCTGCTATACagatagaaaataaataatatttaaaaatctcAACTTTCTCCTactcttaaaaaataattttcttgctcttttctcttctttctcttgttTCTCACTGGTTTTTCTTTGTCCAATGACATTCTTCACTGAGATATTTATACTACTTTTTGATTTTTGCTTGTTAAGATGGATTTTTGTCTCGTTGCTGAATGTTGGCACCATTTTGAATCGAGGCTGTCGATTTTCAAGAACCAATTTGTAGATGTGTGAGATATtgtgtcatgacccggtactcccctcgagcccgtgacaatcgccgcgatgtcccggtagacacttattctccgaaatgtcaacccgaaacctcgcaaggctttactatcagtttctctattcccttgtgagcaaccattgtcaaatatcgtgttctaaaagattttaagctgtttccaactttaaacaaataaaatgttaatttttcgtctcacaggggtattttggtcatttttctaaaaaattttgaaactggctaaaacgtaatatacaagtacaaaacacataattcatattcaaaatgagtttaaaagtctaaaatcttcatttaaaatgaaattatggttatttgaatataataagaaaataaaagaaatattaagtaaaatattctattttcttataaaacaat from the Theobroma cacao cultivar B97-61/B2 chromosome 8, Criollo_cocoa_genome_V2, whole genome shotgun sequence genome contains:
- the LOC18592613 gene encoding WAT1-related protein At1g43650, producing the protein MKSLIKCAMVMENHKPYIAMLFVQFIYAGMALFSKAAIAKGMNPYVFVVYRQAFATVALAPFAFFLESKQTSLSYNLLCKIFLISLCGLTLSLNLYYVAINYTTATFAAATTNTIPVLTFIIAVCLRMESISIRQLPGIAKVFGSVTSLSGALVFAFVKGPPIKFMKWYPATQKQTAHSLINSCSFGEWIKGSLIMLAANTAWSLWLVLQGRIVKQYPAKIRLTALQCFFSCIQSTFWAIAAERNPSAWRLGWDVHLLSVAYCGVIVTGITYLLQVWTIEKKGPVFTAIFTPLALIITASLSAFLWKETLHWGSIGGVVLLVGGLYSVLWGKKREDGKGVTNEQNPDTKEEIVLECITHH